From a single Bacillus gobiensis genomic region:
- a CDS encoding YveK family protein, whose protein sequence is MEETISLKELFYTIKKRLALIIAITLILTVAAAVYSNLTAKPSYQASTQILINRTNAEEEEVYNNEIQTNIELISTYNVIIKSKPILQKVKDELNLQESTTDLEGKISAASEKGSQVVEITVTDEDQQKAVDIANSVAGVFQEDIQDIMKVDNVNILSEAETATSSGSNTQMIIALAFFVGLMASLALAFILEYMENTFKSEEEIEEKLGAPVLGTISMIDRELKDGKIQYEHQVRGENIGS, encoded by the coding sequence ATGGAAGAAACTATTAGCTTAAAGGAACTTTTTTACACAATCAAAAAGAGATTAGCTTTAATTATTGCCATTACATTAATCTTAACGGTGGCGGCTGCTGTTTACAGTAATTTGACAGCAAAACCATCCTATCAGGCTTCGACACAAATTCTCATTAATAGGACAAATGCAGAAGAAGAAGAAGTTTACAATAATGAAATTCAAACCAACATTGAGTTGATCAGTACATACAATGTTATCATCAAGAGCAAGCCGATTTTACAGAAAGTCAAAGATGAATTAAATTTACAGGAATCTACTACTGATCTCGAAGGCAAAATATCAGCCGCAAGTGAAAAAGGATCACAGGTCGTTGAAATTACTGTCACGGATGAGGATCAACAAAAAGCAGTAGACATTGCCAATTCGGTTGCTGGAGTATTCCAAGAGGATATTCAAGATATTATGAAGGTTGACAACGTCAATATCTTGTCTGAAGCAGAAACTGCGACGTCAAGCGGCTCAAATACCCAGATGATTATTGCACTCGCGTTTTTCGTTGGCTTAATGGCCAGCTTGGCACTTGCTTTTATCCTTGAATATATGGAAAACACGTTTAAATCTGAGGAAGAAATTGAAGAGAAGCTAGGCGCTCCGGTTCTGGGAACTATTTCAATGATTGACAGAGAGCTTAAAGACGGAAAAATTCAATATGAGCATCAAGTAAGGGGTGAGAATATTGGCTCGTAA
- a CDS encoding O-antigen ligase family protein — translation MKDAYYSLIQNQKMPLMVFIIICISLTASSDLFLVFQPGGFTLRGAQILTLLIAGWWAFASLQSGTLKLPLGSIYLLFWTFIVLATIPNTTFLTRSLGYAFWLLLNVLMLFAIVYFINSKDKVDTMFRWYIYSYLIISLFGILQFVMGIAGITPPFVTQWWIQGVLPRVNGFSYEPSYYATYLITGWVLVSYMFFESKTKLFTKKRLGIFFLIITAALILSSSRMGLVLMAIWLLRYIWLFIKGFLIGTVYMKYLAIVFIASLAAGVIVISLLSSSGAETSLLSGTGIGGTPAHSVVYRLEDFFSTLQVFLNNPIYGVSLGGVAPAIGQLYGVTVTDQEVASTFEGQSVFAEILAATGIIGFVIFIAYLITIMVKPFKLSKLLRNSEYSVMMRSMVFSLICLLLILQFNQNILRPYLWFHIALLSAIYSVSRKELRNK, via the coding sequence TTGAAAGATGCTTACTACTCACTCATTCAAAACCAAAAGATGCCGTTGATGGTATTCATTATTATATGTATTTCTTTAACTGCTTCCTCGGATTTATTTTTGGTTTTTCAGCCTGGAGGTTTCACCCTGCGAGGCGCCCAAATCTTAACCCTTTTAATAGCTGGCTGGTGGGCTTTCGCATCCTTACAATCCGGTACACTTAAATTACCGTTAGGAAGCATCTATTTACTCTTCTGGACGTTTATTGTTTTGGCCACTATTCCAAATACGACGTTTCTTACGAGAAGCCTTGGGTACGCCTTTTGGCTGCTGCTCAACGTTCTGATGCTTTTTGCGATCGTATACTTTATCAATAGTAAGGACAAAGTGGATACGATGTTCCGCTGGTATATTTACTCCTATCTTATTATCTCATTGTTTGGGATTCTGCAATTTGTTATGGGCATCGCGGGAATTACTCCCCCGTTTGTTACCCAGTGGTGGATACAAGGGGTCTTGCCGAGAGTAAACGGGTTCTCCTATGAACCCTCCTATTACGCTACATATTTAATTACCGGCTGGGTTCTCGTATCCTATATGTTTTTTGAATCGAAAACGAAGCTGTTCACGAAAAAAAGACTGGGCATCTTTTTCCTCATTATTACAGCAGCTTTGATTTTAAGCTCTTCCCGAATGGGATTAGTGCTAATGGCGATTTGGCTGTTAAGATACATTTGGCTGTTTATCAAGGGGTTTTTAATAGGAACCGTTTATATGAAATATTTAGCCATCGTATTCATTGCTTCTCTTGCTGCTGGTGTTATCGTGATTTCTCTTCTTTCAAGTTCCGGCGCGGAAACGTCATTGCTCAGCGGGACAGGTATCGGCGGTACACCTGCCCATTCCGTGGTATACAGGTTAGAAGACTTCTTTAGCACACTGCAGGTGTTTCTCAATAATCCGATATATGGGGTGAGCCTTGGCGGTGTTGCACCAGCGATCGGCCAGCTATACGGTGTGACCGTGACAGATCAAGAAGTAGCTTCCACGTTTGAAGGGCAATCCGTATTTGCGGAAATTTTAGCCGCAACTGGAATTATCGGCTTTGTGATCTTTATAGCTTACCTGATAACAATCATGGTAAAGCCATTTAAATTAAGCAAACTTTTACGCAATAGCGAATACAGTGTCATGATGCGCTCGATGGTTTTTTCACTTATCTGCTTGCTGCTCATCCTGCAATTCAACCAAAACATTTTACGGCCTTACTTATGGTTCCATATCGCTTTGTTGTCCGCCATATATTCTGTGTCACGTAAGGAATTGCGAAACAAATGA